A genomic window from Anthocerotibacter panamensis C109 includes:
- a CDS encoding glycosyltransferase: MRVLFVNHTAQLGGAEHCLIDLAGILGEGCRVALLSDGPLRHRLESVGCAVQVLRGSQGLDRVRKQAGLGALGAAIPAVLTDVRAVAGASAAADLIWANTHKAFVVSALAGRLARKPVVYHLHDMLDRGHFSWGNRKGMVLLANTLAHRVVANSLATAQSFKALGGRPALVEILYNGFAFEAIVPLSRPRDQRFLVGLFSRLTHWKGQHVLLDALARLDARFHGLLVGDALFAEDHRYLEQLRQQVHDLGLTQRVHFLGYRADARALMATCDALVHCSVLPEAFGRVVVEGMATGRPVVAVGAGGVPEILEDGRTGLLVPPNDALALALALARLQADPQQAQALGEAGRQSVRQRFDLSQTQQALERILGTA, translated from the coding sequence GTGCGGGTTCTGTTTGTGAATCACACCGCCCAACTCGGCGGGGCTGAACACTGTCTAATAGACCTGGCGGGGATTTTGGGGGAAGGCTGTCGCGTGGCGCTCCTCAGCGACGGGCCGCTGCGTCACCGTTTGGAGTCTGTAGGGTGTGCCGTGCAGGTGCTCCGGGGTTCGCAGGGGCTCGACCGGGTACGCAAACAGGCCGGACTCGGGGCTTTAGGAGCAGCTATCCCCGCTGTTCTGACCGATGTCCGGGCGGTAGCTGGGGCGTCCGCCGCGGCGGACCTCATTTGGGCTAATACCCACAAGGCTTTTGTTGTAAGTGCTTTGGCTGGACGGCTCGCACGCAAACCCGTCGTTTACCACCTCCACGACATGCTGGACCGGGGGCATTTCAGTTGGGGCAACCGCAAGGGGATGGTGCTGCTCGCCAATACCCTAGCCCACCGCGTCGTCGCCAACTCCCTAGCCACCGCCCAATCTTTTAAGGCCCTGGGAGGACGCCCCGCGCTGGTGGAAATCCTCTATAACGGATTTGCTTTTGAAGCTATCGTCCCTTTGTCCCGCCCGAGAGACCAGCGCTTTTTGGTCGGGCTCTTTAGTCGGCTCACCCACTGGAAGGGGCAACATGTCCTGCTCGATGCCCTCGCTCGTCTCGATGCACGGTTCCATGGCCTGCTGGTCGGGGATGCCCTTTTTGCTGAAGACCATCGCTATCTAGAGCAACTCCGGCAACAGGTCCATGACTTGGGGTTGACGCAGCGGGTGCACTTTTTGGGCTATCGGGCCGATGCCCGCGCGCTGATGGCGACTTGTGATGCCCTGGTCCATTGTTCGGTCCTGCCTGAAGCCTTTGGGCGCGTGGTGGTGGAGGGCATGGCAACCGGACGGCCCGTGGTGGCTGTTGGGGCCGGAGGGGTACCCGAGATTCTCGAAGACGGGCGCACTGGGCTTTTGGTCCCGCCCAACGACGCGCTTGCGCTTGCGCTTGCGCTTGCCCGCCTCCAAGCTGACCCGCAACAGGCCCAAGCTTTGGGCGAGGCGGGACGACAGTCCGTCCGACAGCGTTTTGACCTAAGTCAGACCCAGCAAGCTCTTGAGCGTATTTTGGGCACGGCTTAG
- a CDS encoding Hsp70 family protein, translating to MTTVVGIDLGTTNSALAYVNTYGKPEVIPNSEGERITPSVVFFDGDLVIVGQTALEAAVTHPQAVVAGIKRQMGKGEFSYTAPSGQGYSPEQISAFILKKLKQDAEQTLGPLSDCVITVPAYFDDLRRRATIAAGELAGWKVLHVLNEPTAAAVCYGLTQAGLDQTLLVYDLGGGTFDVTVLKVVGSSVIVLATGGNPLLGGRDFDQLLVDHCREAFIEQTGVDPSDDPSTHNDWLRRVERAKRDLSQRQRTSVALSGGGHTTRIDLTRAQFEASASALLAETLDLCEETLSECRLGWQDLDLVLLVGGSTRMPMVTQLITGLTGKPPHTPVNPDEAVALGAALTAVSEAIRQHPEAVKSLNGMTETMALRLGGRTRIEDVTSHSLGILAYVGPHAIHDILVPKNTPVPVEIKRQYKTQYDNQVSLEVPILQGEATDPALCVRLGELRIEGLPPRPEGAPVQVTMRYTRDGTVEVEALDIQANKQARARIDRSKQGLDPRQLAQAQVEMAHLQVE from the coding sequence ATGACTACCGTCGTCGGCATCGATCTCGGCACTACCAACTCCGCCCTTGCCTATGTCAACACCTACGGCAAGCCCGAGGTCATCCCCAACAGCGAGGGCGAGCGCATCACCCCTTCGGTGGTCTTTTTTGATGGCGATCTAGTCATTGTCGGTCAGACAGCCCTGGAGGCAGCAGTCACCCACCCCCAGGCTGTCGTCGCGGGGATCAAGCGGCAGATGGGCAAAGGGGAGTTTAGCTACACCGCCCCGTCCGGTCAGGGCTACTCCCCAGAGCAGATTTCGGCCTTTATCCTCAAAAAATTGAAGCAGGACGCCGAGCAGACCCTCGGTCCCCTCAGCGACTGTGTGATCACGGTGCCTGCCTATTTCGACGATCTGCGCCGCCGCGCCACTATTGCCGCTGGGGAACTTGCTGGCTGGAAGGTGCTCCATGTCCTCAACGAACCCACGGCGGCGGCGGTCTGCTACGGGCTCACGCAGGCGGGGCTAGACCAGACCCTCCTAGTCTACGACTTGGGGGGCGGGACCTTTGATGTCACTGTGCTCAAGGTCGTGGGGAGTTCCGTCATTGTCCTTGCCACGGGGGGAAATCCTTTGCTGGGGGGCAGAGATTTTGACCAACTCTTGGTGGACCACTGCCGGGAAGCCTTTATAGAACAGACCGGCGTGGACCCCAGTGATGACCCGTCCACCCACAATGACTGGCTGCGGCGGGTGGAGCGCGCCAAGCGTGACCTGAGCCAGCGCCAGCGCACCAGCGTCGCCTTGAGTGGCGGCGGTCACACGACGCGCATCGACCTCACTCGGGCACAATTTGAAGCCAGCGCGAGCGCTCTTTTAGCCGAGACGCTCGACTTGTGCGAGGAAACCCTCAGCGAATGCCGTCTGGGTTGGCAGGACCTGGACTTGGTCTTGTTGGTGGGCGGGTCCACACGAATGCCGATGGTCACCCAACTCATCACCGGCTTGACGGGCAAACCACCCCACACCCCGGTCAACCCCGACGAGGCCGTGGCTTTGGGGGCGGCCCTAACCGCCGTGTCCGAGGCCATCCGCCAACACCCAGAGGCGGTCAAGAGCCTCAACGGGATGACTGAGACCATGGCCTTGCGCCTAGGAGGGCGGACCCGCATCGAAGATGTCACCTCCCACAGCCTGGGCATCCTCGCCTATGTCGGCCCCCACGCCATCCACGACATCCTGGTACCTAAAAATACCCCCGTTCCTGTTGAGATCAAGCGCCAGTACAAAACCCAGTACGACAATCAGGTCTCTCTGGAAGTCCCGATCCTGCAAGGAGAAGCGACCGACCCGGCGCTGTGTGTGCGCTTGGGCGAGCTGCGCATAGAGGGTCTACCCCCACGCCCAGAAGGAGCCCCGGTCCAGGTCACGATGCGCTATACCCGTGACGGCACCGTCGAAGTCGAAGCCCTCGATATCCAAGCCAACAAACAGGCACGCGCGCGCATTGACCGCAGCAAGCAGGGGCTCGACCCCCGGCAACTCGCCCAGGCTCAGGTCGAAATGGCGCACCTTCAAGTCGAGTAA
- a CDS encoding J domain-containing protein, whose product MRSSDLYTLLGLSPKATAQQIEERIRERLSAARRMVLQPGQQEQAGLLIQQLREARLILLDPLQRARYDTARLRAMTQLAPPPTRPAPKPSQSPVWVKQGRAQSERLRRVLQQIGPFGLFLAGFLLGWIIGINTP is encoded by the coding sequence ATGCGCTCCTCCGACCTGTATACCCTGCTGGGCCTATCCCCCAAGGCCACCGCCCAGCAGATCGAGGAGCGCATCCGCGAGCGGTTGAGCGCGGCACGGCGGATGGTCCTACAACCGGGCCAGCAAGAGCAGGCGGGCCTGCTGATCCAGCAATTGCGCGAGGCGCGGTTAATACTGCTCGACCCGCTCCAGCGCGCCCGCTATGACACCGCTCGGCTGAGAGCGATGACGCAACTGGCCCCGCCCCCTACACGCCCCGCCCCCAAGCCGTCTCAGTCCCCCGTTTGGGTCAAGCAAGGCAGAGCGCAGTCAGAACGACTGCGACGGGTCTTGCAGCAGATTGGGCCTTTCGGGTTATTCCTGGCGGGTTTTTTGCTCGGTTGGATCATCGGGATAAACACCCCGTGA